In Aeromicrobium marinum DSM 15272, one genomic interval encodes:
- a CDS encoding circularly permuted type 2 ATP-grasp protein, with the protein MTVLRDYTAAVTQPTLADEPARYDEVVAPDGALRPAWRGLAASAIDLTETELRRVGRDIDRFLGDDGVRYSRPGEPSSPWLLDPLPLVVTAEEWAPLEVGLAQRAELLNAVLVDLYGPQRLLTSGVVPPAVVFGHSGFLRVMARVSAAESHPLLVTATDVARTATGGWQVLADRAQAPSGIGYAMENRRVISRVVPELYRDAGLHRMAPYFQALRSTLMDSAPGDVPDPRVVVLTPGSQSETAYDQAFVASSLGFPLVQGSDLVVRDGAVWLRVYGRLERVHVVLRRVDAAWSDPLELRGDSQLGVAGLVEAVRRGTVRVVNGLGAGVLENPALLPFMASMCEALLDEPLRLPSVPTRWLGEPEHLAWVRDHLADVTIRTIDRTPGLHDLGPSELLARVEREPHRYVATEAPVLSQAPVLGATGAGIVPGPVQVRTFTIRYGSSYRPLMGGLGSVVDGSRFASSKDVWVLKERPDEPDQRLTEVLPMTNVRAPAAMVPRVLEDMFWFGRYAERAEDTLRLVLAAHGAADDFRSRPHSSGAAALRVLIGALEQLSASPFDDGVLDENFRSLLLDPHRPASVAQSVSALRDTAQAVRDQLSPDVWRVFGSIDRSARSLQEVPYGYQVSESAGRMLTAASALHGVTANMVRDEGWRMIGVGRAVERSLQLSRLLRATVTTRRGIDVDRDVHQAVLTVAESAVTHRRRYRGYVRLASVLDLLVCDPDNPRSLSFNLEEVGVHLAHLPASTGSTRPERLVADLADEVARVEVAALVAIEGERRPNLEAFLDAVVLQLSRFADSVADLHLASAPAPRSFGLLGGGGGR; encoded by the coding sequence GCCTGGCGAGGGCTCGCTGCCAGCGCCATCGACCTCACCGAGACCGAGCTGCGCCGCGTCGGCCGCGACATCGACCGCTTCCTCGGCGACGACGGTGTGCGCTACTCCCGGCCGGGTGAGCCGTCCTCGCCGTGGCTGCTCGACCCGCTCCCGCTCGTCGTCACCGCCGAGGAGTGGGCTCCGCTGGAGGTCGGCCTGGCCCAACGGGCCGAGCTGTTGAACGCCGTCCTGGTCGACCTCTACGGTCCCCAGCGACTGCTGACGTCGGGCGTCGTGCCCCCGGCCGTCGTCTTCGGGCACAGCGGCTTCCTCCGGGTGATGGCCCGAGTTTCGGCCGCTGAGTCGCACCCCCTGCTCGTCACCGCCACCGACGTGGCGCGCACCGCCACGGGTGGGTGGCAGGTGCTGGCCGACCGTGCCCAGGCGCCCTCCGGCATCGGGTACGCGATGGAGAACCGGCGGGTCATCTCGCGGGTGGTGCCCGAGCTGTACCGAGACGCGGGTCTGCACCGCATGGCACCGTACTTCCAGGCTCTCCGGTCCACCCTGATGGACTCCGCACCCGGTGACGTCCCCGATCCGCGGGTCGTGGTGCTGACACCGGGCAGCCAGTCCGAGACCGCCTACGACCAGGCGTTCGTGGCCTCGAGCCTGGGATTCCCGCTGGTGCAGGGCAGCGACCTGGTCGTGCGTGACGGCGCGGTGTGGCTGCGGGTGTACGGCCGGCTCGAACGGGTCCACGTGGTGCTCCGGCGGGTCGACGCCGCCTGGAGTGATCCGCTGGAGCTGCGGGGCGACTCCCAGCTGGGCGTCGCCGGGCTCGTGGAGGCGGTGCGTCGAGGCACCGTGCGGGTCGTCAACGGCCTGGGGGCGGGAGTGCTGGAGAACCCCGCCCTGTTGCCGTTCATGGCCTCGATGTGCGAGGCGCTGCTCGACGAGCCGTTGCGTCTGCCGTCGGTTCCCACCCGCTGGCTCGGTGAGCCCGAGCACCTGGCCTGGGTGCGTGACCACCTGGCCGACGTGACGATCCGCACCATCGACCGCACCCCCGGGCTGCACGACCTGGGCCCGAGCGAGCTGCTGGCGAGGGTCGAGCGGGAGCCCCACCGGTACGTCGCGACCGAGGCGCCGGTGCTCTCGCAGGCCCCCGTGCTGGGCGCGACCGGAGCCGGGATCGTGCCGGGCCCGGTCCAGGTGCGGACGTTCACGATCCGCTACGGGTCGTCCTACCGCCCGCTCATGGGAGGGTTGGGTTCGGTCGTCGACGGCAGTCGGTTCGCCTCGAGCAAGGACGTCTGGGTCCTGAAGGAGCGACCCGACGAGCCGGACCAGCGGCTCACCGAGGTCCTGCCGATGACCAACGTCCGGGCACCGGCCGCGATGGTGCCGCGGGTGCTGGAGGACATGTTCTGGTTCGGTCGGTACGCCGAGCGGGCCGAGGACACCCTGCGGCTCGTCCTGGCGGCCCACGGGGCCGCCGACGACTTCCGGTCGCGCCCCCACTCCTCGGGCGCCGCGGCGTTGCGGGTCCTCATCGGGGCGCTCGAGCAGCTGAGCGCCTCCCCGTTCGACGACGGTGTGCTGGACGAGAACTTCCGGTCGTTGCTGCTGGACCCTCACCGCCCGGCGTCGGTCGCGCAGTCGGTGAGTGCCCTGCGCGACACCGCGCAGGCGGTGCGCGACCAGCTCTCGCCCGACGTCTGGCGCGTGTTCGGGTCGATCGACCGTTCGGCGCGGTCGCTGCAGGAGGTCCCGTACGGCTACCAGGTCAGCGAGAGCGCCGGCCGGATGCTGACGGCCGCCTCGGCGTTGCACGGCGTCACGGCCAACATGGTGCGGGACGAGGGCTGGCGGATGATCGGCGTCGGTCGGGCCGTCGAACGGAGCCTGCAGCTGAGCCGGTTGCTGCGCGCCACCGTGACGACGCGTCGTGGCATCGACGTCGACCGGGACGTGCACCAGGCGGTGCTGACCGTCGCCGAGAGCGCCGTCACCCACCGCCGCCGCTACCGGGGGTACGTCCGGCTCGCCAGCGTGCTCGACCTGCTGGTCTGCGACCCCGACAACCCGCGGTCCCTGTCGTTCAACCTCGAGGAGGTCGGCGTCCACCTCGCCCACCTGCCTGCGTCGACGGGGTCCACCCGTCCCGAGCGTCTCGTCGCCGACCTGGCCGACGAGGTCGCCCGGGTCGAGGTGGCGGCGTTGGTGGCGATCGAGGGAGAGCGCCGACCGAACCTGGAGGCCTTCCTCGACGCCGTCGTGCTGCAGCTGTCCCGTTTCGCCGACTCGGTCGCCGACCTGCACCTGGCGTCGGCGCCCGCGCCGCGCTCGTTCGGACTGCTCGGTGGCGGGGGTGGCCGATGA
- a CDS encoding transglutaminase family protein — protein sequence MRYRVRHTTTYTYDDDVTDSYGVAYLAPRQLPWQQVTQHAVVVDPRPADTGSDTDYYGNTATYFQVDEPHTRLRIEADSTVEVVAEQHDRAVLGAPWEQARPSARPDVLDAWSAGDFALRSPLVDHTDEAFAYAARSLLPGRPIGEAATELMHRIHTDFEYEQGATTVSSTIDDVFGARAGVCQDFAHLSMACLRSHGLAVRYVSGYLATDPPPGKERIVGADASHAWAAVWLPGDGWLALDPTNDQPVGDRYVTVAWGRDYADVPPVKGVIFTEAKTSNLAVEVDVAPC from the coding sequence ATGAGGTACCGCGTGCGGCACACCACGACCTACACCTACGACGACGACGTGACCGACAGCTACGGGGTGGCCTATCTCGCACCGCGTCAGCTGCCCTGGCAGCAGGTGACCCAGCACGCGGTCGTGGTCGACCCCCGGCCCGCCGACACCGGCAGCGACACCGACTACTACGGCAACACCGCCACCTACTTCCAGGTCGACGAGCCGCACACCCGGCTGCGCATCGAGGCTGACAGCACGGTCGAGGTGGTCGCCGAGCAGCACGACCGGGCCGTTCTCGGCGCACCGTGGGAGCAGGCGCGCCCGTCTGCGCGTCCCGACGTCCTCGACGCCTGGTCGGCCGGCGACTTCGCGCTGCGTTCACCCCTGGTCGACCACACCGACGAGGCCTTCGCCTACGCGGCGCGCTCCCTCCTGCCGGGGCGGCCGATCGGGGAGGCGGCGACCGAGCTCATGCACCGCATCCACACCGACTTCGAGTACGAGCAGGGCGCCACGACCGTCTCCAGCACGATCGACGACGTGTTCGGTGCCCGCGCGGGGGTGTGTCAGGACTTCGCCCACCTGTCGATGGCCTGTCTCCGGTCGCACGGGCTGGCCGTCCGGTACGTCAGCGGCTACCTCGCCACCGATCCGCCACCCGGCAAGGAGCGGATCGTCGGCGCCGACGCGTCCCACGCGTGGGCGGCCGTCTGGCTGCCCGGTGACGGCTGGCTGGCGCTGGACCCGACCAACGACCAGCCGGTGGGGGACCGCTACGTCACCGTGGCCTGGGGGCGCGACTACGCCGACGTACCGCCCGTGAAGGGGGTCATCTTCACCGAGGCGAAGACCTCGAACCTGGCGGTGGAGGTCGACGTCGCCCCCTGCTGA
- a CDS encoding zinc-binding metallopeptidase family protein, translating into MRAFTCGICDSPLYFENSVCVSCGTNLGFSRDRREIVPVDEGGRWIDPDGLVWHVCDNLNLSGCTWLAPLEGGACSACDLTRTRPSDDDLTGLSQFPVAEAAKRHLLVELDTQGLSYVSRDDDPEFGLCFDMLSSVEENVVIGHEDGVITIDLAEGDDAHRVKVRVELAEPYRTMLGHLRHEVGHYMEFLHVRGDRIAAARELFGNEEASYPEAIERHYEQGPPENWEDSYISTYATMHPFEDFAETFAHVLHITDTVDTAASYGLLAIDPSAFSSFRDLVTGVWVPLSTALNQINRSMGALDLYPFVIPPPVLDKLEFVASLRT; encoded by the coding sequence ATGCGTGCCTTCACCTGCGGGATCTGCGACAGCCCCCTCTACTTCGAGAACTCGGTGTGCGTGTCGTGCGGCACCAACCTCGGATTCTCGCGGGACCGTCGCGAGATCGTGCCGGTCGACGAGGGCGGACGGTGGATCGATCCCGACGGCCTGGTCTGGCACGTGTGCGACAACCTCAACCTGTCCGGCTGCACCTGGTTGGCACCACTGGAGGGCGGGGCGTGCTCCGCGTGCGACCTCACCCGCACCCGGCCCTCCGACGACGACCTGACCGGACTGTCGCAGTTCCCGGTGGCCGAGGCGGCCAAGCGACACCTGTTGGTCGAGCTGGACACGCAGGGGCTCTCGTACGTCTCGCGCGACGACGACCCGGAGTTCGGGCTGTGCTTCGACATGCTGTCCAGCGTCGAGGAGAACGTGGTCATCGGCCACGAGGACGGGGTCATCACGATCGACCTCGCCGAGGGCGACGACGCCCACCGCGTGAAGGTGCGGGTCGAGCTGGCCGAGCCGTACCGCACGATGCTGGGCCACCTGCGGCACGAGGTCGGCCACTACATGGAGTTCCTGCACGTGCGGGGCGACCGGATCGCGGCCGCCCGGGAGCTGTTCGGCAACGAGGAGGCCAGCTATCCCGAGGCGATCGAGCGACACTACGAGCAGGGTCCTCCGGAGAACTGGGAGGACTCGTACATCAGCACCTACGCCACGATGCACCCCTTCGAGGACTTCGCCGAGACGTTCGCCCACGTGCTGCACATCACCGACACCGTCGACACGGCCGCCTCCTACGGACTGCTGGCGATCGACCCGTCGGCCTTCAGCTCGTTCCGTGACCTGGTCACGGGCGTCTGGGTGCCGCTGTCGACGGCACTGAACCAGATCAACCGCAGCATGGGTGCGCTCGACCTCTACCCGTTCGTCATCCCGCCGCCGGTGCTCGACAAGCTGGAGTTCGTCGCCTCCCTCCGCACCTGA
- the rlmN gene encoding 23S rRNA (adenine(2503)-C(2))-methyltransferase RlmN: MTDEPRKPLPLVFEAPRGRGKPPRHLADLSTEERTAAAAELGEPAFRVKQVAHHYYARLERDPAAMTDLPAANRDRIAAALLPTLLDPVRTMEADRGTTVKNLWRLFDGALVESVLMRYLSADGPGRATICVSSQAGCGMACPFCATGQGGLQRNMSTAEIVDQVVDAAGRMARGEVAGGPGRLSNVVFMGMGEPMANYRAVVGAIRRMVAPAPDGLGLSARNITLSTVGLVPRIRQLTEEGIPVTLAVSLHAPDDELRDTLVPINTRWKVDEVVDAARAYFDATGRRVSIEYAMMRDINDQAWRADLLGDVLTARGGIGWVHVNLIPLNPTPGSKWTASRREDEREFVRRLEAKGISTTVRDTRGSDIDGACGQLAAAE, encoded by the coding sequence GTGACCGATGAACCGCGCAAGCCGCTCCCGCTGGTGTTCGAGGCGCCCCGTGGTCGGGGCAAGCCTCCACGACACCTCGCCGACCTCTCGACCGAGGAACGGACGGCCGCGGCCGCCGAGCTGGGGGAGCCCGCCTTCCGGGTCAAGCAGGTCGCCCACCACTACTACGCCCGGCTCGAGCGTGACCCCGCCGCGATGACCGATCTGCCCGCGGCGAACCGGGACCGCATCGCCGCAGCACTGCTGCCGACCCTGCTCGACCCCGTCCGGACGATGGAGGCCGACCGCGGCACCACGGTCAAGAACCTCTGGCGGCTGTTCGACGGCGCCCTGGTCGAGTCGGTCCTCATGCGGTACCTGTCCGCCGACGGTCCGGGCCGGGCGACCATCTGTGTCTCGAGCCAGGCCGGCTGCGGCATGGCGTGTCCGTTCTGCGCCACCGGGCAGGGCGGCCTGCAACGCAACATGAGCACGGCCGAGATCGTCGACCAGGTCGTCGACGCCGCCGGCCGCATGGCGCGCGGTGAGGTCGCCGGCGGCCCGGGCCGCCTCTCGAACGTGGTCTTCATGGGCATGGGGGAGCCGATGGCCAACTACCGGGCCGTCGTCGGCGCGATCCGGCGCATGGTCGCACCGGCGCCGGACGGCCTGGGCCTCTCGGCCCGCAACATCACCCTCAGCACCGTGGGCCTGGTGCCCCGCATCCGCCAGCTGACCGAGGAGGGCATCCCGGTCACCCTGGCGGTGTCGCTGCACGCCCCGGACGACGAGCTGCGCGACACCCTGGTGCCGATCAACACCCGGTGGAAGGTCGACGAGGTCGTCGACGCCGCGCGTGCGTACTTCGACGCGACCGGCCGTCGGGTCTCGATCGAGTACGCGATGATGCGTGACATCAACGACCAGGCGTGGCGTGCGGACCTGCTGGGCGACGTCCTGACGGCCCGGGGCGGGATCGGCTGGGTGCACGTGAACCTGATCCCGCTGAACCCCACGCCCGGATCGAAGTGGACCGCCTCACGGCGCGAGGACGAGCGGGAGTTCGTGCGCCGGCTCGAGGCCAAGGGCATCTCGACCACGGTCCGCGACACCCGAGGCAGCGACATCGACGGGGCCTGCGGTCAGCTGGCCGCGGCGGAGTGA
- a CDS encoding alpha/beta fold hydrolase: MTAWRDAGRYLELGGHRIFVHEQPGDGTTVLVLHGYPGSSHDFAEVVGRLSAPVVAPDLLGYGFSDKPTRATYSLFEQADLVEQVAREVGVQRCVLVAHDMGTTVAAELLARHHEGRLSFDVDQVVLTNGSIFIDLARLTRGQRAGLRLRSWLPAVALPGAFVRRSLRESIAPGTDVGAEDLADLLGLIGRGGGRRVLLRQLVYLEERRRHQARWTAGLVDFPGPVTAAWGLRDPIAIPAMVDRLGELRPATTVVSWPDVGHWPSLEAPDRLAAVIRECVDSGG; the protein is encoded by the coding sequence GTGACCGCCTGGCGGGATGCCGGTCGGTACCTCGAGCTGGGCGGGCACCGCATCTTCGTCCATGAACAGCCAGGTGACGGCACCACGGTGCTGGTGCTGCACGGCTACCCGGGGTCGAGCCACGACTTCGCGGAGGTCGTCGGACGGCTGTCGGCGCCGGTCGTGGCACCGGACCTCCTCGGCTACGGGTTCTCGGACAAGCCGACCCGCGCCACCTACTCGCTGTTCGAGCAGGCCGATCTGGTGGAACAGGTGGCGCGGGAGGTCGGGGTGCAGCGATGCGTCCTGGTGGCCCACGACATGGGCACGACGGTCGCGGCCGAGCTGCTGGCACGCCACCACGAGGGCCGCCTGTCCTTCGACGTGGACCAGGTCGTCCTCACCAACGGGTCGATCTTCATCGACCTGGCCCGACTGACGCGGGGGCAACGCGCCGGCCTGCGCCTCCGCTCGTGGCTCCCCGCCGTCGCGCTTCCCGGGGCCTTCGTCCGCCGCAGCCTGCGGGAGAGCATCGCGCCGGGGACCGACGTGGGCGCCGAGGATCTCGCGGACCTGCTCGGTCTGATCGGCCGGGGCGGGGGTCGTCGTGTGCTGCTCCGGCAGCTCGTGTACCTCGAGGAGCGCCGTCGCCACCAGGCGCGTTGGACCGCGGGCCTGGTCGACTTTCCCGGACCGGTGACCGCCGCGTGGGGCCTGCGGGACCCGATCGCGATCCCCGCCATGGTCGACCGCCTGGGCGAGCTCCGTCCCGCCACCACGGTCGTGTCCTGGCCGGACGTCGGCCACTGGCCGAGCCTCGAGGCGCCCGACCGCCTCGCAGCGGTGATCCGGGAGTGCGTGGACTCCGGCGGGTGA
- a CDS encoding enoyl-CoA hydratase, giving the protein MPDAPVLSSERDGDVVLLTLRRPERRNALNTELCRAIHAAVDEAVEAGARVLVVTGEGTAFCSGADLGGVYGDEFLDALYGMLHHLAKVPVPIVAAVNGPAIGAGTQLAMACDLRVADESAVFAVPTGRNGMAVDAWTIRTLAQLAGSGPARRLMLAAESLDRDAALGHGLADRSGTLDVAIDWARDIATLAPLSLAHNKLVLNGSAADDDAIAASFTAVWASEDVREGAAARAEKRRPTFTGR; this is encoded by the coding sequence ATGCCCGATGCCCCCGTGCTGTCGTCCGAGCGCGACGGCGACGTCGTCCTGCTGACCCTGCGCCGCCCCGAGCGCCGCAACGCGCTCAACACCGAGCTGTGCCGGGCGATCCACGCCGCGGTCGACGAGGCGGTCGAGGCCGGGGCCCGCGTCCTCGTCGTCACCGGAGAGGGCACCGCGTTCTGCTCCGGCGCCGATCTCGGGGGGGTGTACGGCGACGAGTTCCTCGACGCGCTCTACGGGATGCTGCACCACCTCGCGAAGGTTCCGGTGCCGATCGTCGCGGCGGTCAACGGTCCCGCGATCGGCGCCGGCACCCAGCTGGCCATGGCGTGCGACCTGCGGGTCGCCGACGAGAGCGCGGTGTTCGCCGTGCCCACCGGCCGCAACGGCATGGCGGTCGACGCCTGGACGATCCGCACGCTCGCCCAGCTCGCCGGCTCCGGGCCGGCTCGCCGACTGATGCTGGCCGCGGAGTCGCTGGACCGCGACGCGGCGCTCGGCCACGGCCTCGCGGACCGCTCGGGCACCCTCGACGTCGCCATCGACTGGGCCCGCGACATCGCCACCCTGGCTCCCCTGAGCCTCGCGCACAACAAGCTCGTGCTGAACGGGTCCGCTGCCGACGACGACGCGATCGCCGCGTCCTTCACGGCCGTGTGGGCCAGCGAGGACGTCCGTGAGGGCGCCGCTGCCCGGGCCGAGAAGCGCCGTCCGACCTTCACCGGCCGCTGA
- a CDS encoding AMP-binding protein has protein sequence MPSAEPSLAFRLLDVHVIHGRADDRAVQHPDLTRSFAELLHESASLAGGLRMMGLGPEDVLVLRSPSVQVRVVTVLACIRLGAHVEDDAVSPHAVVEGDPAQVVLGDAAESWAVLLKAGRGDPAEAAPTDPPGYAARVAEQHADLVEPLLAGRPVSLPR, from the coding sequence ATGCCGTCCGCCGAACCCAGCCTCGCGTTCCGGCTGCTCGACGTCCACGTGATCCACGGGCGGGCCGACGACCGGGCCGTGCAGCACCCCGACCTCACCCGGTCGTTCGCCGAGCTCCTGCACGAGTCGGCCAGCCTGGCGGGAGGCCTGAGGATGATGGGCCTGGGCCCGGAGGACGTCCTGGTGCTCCGGTCGCCGTCGGTGCAGGTGCGTGTCGTCACGGTGCTCGCGTGCATCCGCCTCGGTGCGCACGTCGAGGACGACGCCGTGTCGCCGCATGCCGTCGTCGAGGGCGATCCGGCGCAGGTGGTGCTCGGCGACGCCGCCGAGTCGTGGGCGGTCCTGCTGAAGGCCGGACGTGGCGACCCGGCGGAGGCCGCGCCCACCGACCCGCCGGGCTACGCAGCCCGGGTCGCCGAGCAGCACGCGGACCTGGTCGAACCCCTGCTGGCCGGCCGCCCCGTCTCCCTTCCCCGCTGA
- a CDS encoding SDR family NAD(P)-dependent oxidoreductase encodes MTSSTGPVTAALDTALDKSLVLGYSRIGMALRRRWWPADPEPGSLAGRHVVVTGGSGGLGRATATGLAALGATVHLVGRSGPRLAESAEAIRREVPAADLVEDVCDVSDLDAVRSYAADLTGRLDGLHALVHNAGVMPPERTVSAQGHESTLATHVLGPVLMTELLRPLLVAEESPRVVVVSSGGMYSAPLDTSISDDLEFRRGTYEGIRAYARTKRLQVTMAEELAARYDADGIAVHSMHPGWADTPGVSESMPRFARVAGPILRTAEQGADTIVWLAASERATDTTGQFWCDRRARPTYYLPWQSDDPQARRSAWSQVLDLTTD; translated from the coding sequence ATGACCTCATCGACCGGCCCGGTCACCGCAGCGCTCGACACGGCGCTCGACAAGTCCCTCGTCCTCGGCTACTCCCGCATCGGCATGGCGTTGCGCCGCCGGTGGTGGCCGGCCGACCCCGAGCCCGGGTCGCTCGCCGGGCGGCACGTGGTCGTGACCGGTGGCAGCGGCGGGCTGGGGCGGGCCACCGCCACGGGTCTCGCGGCGCTCGGCGCGACCGTCCACCTGGTGGGTCGCTCCGGGCCGCGCCTGGCCGAGTCAGCCGAGGCCATCCGCCGCGAGGTGCCTGCTGCGGACCTGGTGGAGGACGTGTGCGACGTCAGCGACCTGGATGCGGTGCGCAGCTACGCGGCCGACCTCACCGGCCGCCTCGACGGGTTGCACGCGCTGGTCCACAACGCCGGGGTGATGCCCCCGGAACGCACCGTGTCCGCCCAGGGCCACGAGTCGACGCTCGCGACGCATGTCCTCGGCCCGGTGCTGATGACCGAGCTGCTGCGTCCGTTGCTCGTCGCCGAGGAGTCGCCGCGCGTCGTGGTGGTCTCGTCCGGCGGCATGTACTCGGCCCCGTTGGACACCTCGATCAGCGACGACCTGGAGTTCCGCCGCGGGACCTACGAGGGCATCCGTGCCTACGCGCGCACCAAGCGGTTGCAGGTCACCATGGCCGAGGAGCTCGCCGCCCGGTACGACGCTGACGGCATCGCGGTGCACAGCATGCACCCGGGGTGGGCCGACACCCCCGGTGTGAGCGAGTCGATGCCGCGCTTCGCCCGGGTGGCCGGGCCGATCCTGCGCACGGCCGAGCAGGGCGCCGACACCATCGTGTGGTTGGCGGCGTCGGAGCGAGCGACCGACACCACCGGCCAGTTCTGGTGCGACCGCCGGGCCCGCCCGACGTACTACCTGCCCTGGCAGTCCGACGACCCGCAGGCCCGCCGCTCGGCCTGGTCCCAGGTGCTCGACCTCACGACCGACTGA
- a CDS encoding response regulator transcription factor has translation MSVRVLVVDDDALVRAGLTLILGGAADLEVVGECPDGREAVAAVRSGGVDLVLMDIRMPVLDGISATGQIRGLTDPPHVIVLTTFDADDLVVRALAAGASGFLLKDTPPAEIISAIHRVVDGEPALSPTVTAQLIRQVTDAAPTEDSTAARARIDLLTEREIEVAVAIGRGRSNAEIAADLHMSLATAKAHISHIFSKLDVTNRVQVAIAMHEADLL, from the coding sequence ATGAGCGTCCGCGTGCTCGTCGTCGACGACGACGCCCTGGTCCGGGCGGGGCTGACCCTGATCCTCGGCGGTGCAGCCGACCTCGAGGTGGTGGGTGAGTGCCCGGACGGCCGCGAGGCCGTGGCCGCGGTGCGGTCCGGGGGCGTCGACCTGGTCCTCATGGACATCCGGATGCCGGTGCTGGACGGCATCTCGGCCACCGGGCAGATCCGTGGCCTGACCGATCCGCCGCACGTGATCGTCCTCACCACCTTCGACGCCGACGACCTCGTCGTGCGAGCGCTCGCCGCCGGCGCCTCGGGGTTCCTGCTCAAGGACACGCCACCCGCCGAGATCATCTCGGCGATCCACCGTGTCGTCGACGGCGAACCGGCACTCTCGCCGACGGTCACGGCGCAGCTGATCCGCCAGGTCACCGACGCCGCCCCCACCGAGGACAGCACCGCCGCACGGGCCCGGATCGACCTGCTGACCGAGCGGGAGATCGAGGTGGCGGTCGCGATCGGACGGGGTCGGTCGAACGCCGAGATCGCGGCTGACCTGCACATGAGTCTGGCCACGGCGAAGGCCCACATCTCGCACATCTTCAGCAAGCTCGACGTGACCAACCGGGTGCAGGTGGCGATCGCGATGCACGAGGCCGACCTGCTGTGA
- a CDS encoding sensor histidine kinase produces MNAVAPPPPVSRWGMAWRIGLSVLISALAWFEVGRWQWENARWWFWLDLAIGVVSFAACRWRRRYPFAVAMGTNVASVVSMTSGGPATWALFSMATRRRWVEILPVGVTTAAAALVFAAIDPAEVQDGFLVTAPIVLTIVAVTIGWGMFIGSRRELLATLRERAETSEAEQAARVAQARVAERNRIAREMHDVLAHRISMVTMHAGVLTYRDDLTPEQVRTSAEIIQTSSHQALVELREVLGVLREGPGDAGPERPQPAADDVTALVDEARAAGTRLVAVLDIDLSAVPTAIGRTLYRAVQEALTNARKHAPDTRVVLHLRGAAGTGIHLDVSNPYPIGSGGESLPSSGLGLVGLSERIALAGGTIHRREGEQDFGLRVWLPWPA; encoded by the coding sequence GTGAACGCCGTCGCCCCACCCCCGCCGGTCTCGCGGTGGGGCATGGCGTGGCGGATCGGCCTCAGCGTCCTGATCTCGGCTCTCGCCTGGTTCGAGGTGGGCCGGTGGCAGTGGGAGAACGCCCGGTGGTGGTTCTGGCTCGACCTCGCGATCGGCGTGGTGAGCTTCGCGGCCTGCCGTTGGCGCCGTCGCTACCCCTTCGCTGTCGCCATGGGGACGAACGTGGCCTCGGTGGTGTCGATGACCAGCGGTGGTCCGGCCACGTGGGCGTTGTTCTCGATGGCGACCCGCCGGCGCTGGGTCGAGATCCTGCCGGTCGGCGTCACCACGGCGGCCGCCGCGCTGGTGTTCGCCGCCATCGATCCCGCCGAGGTGCAGGACGGCTTCCTGGTCACGGCTCCGATCGTCCTGACGATCGTCGCGGTGACGATCGGCTGGGGCATGTTCATCGGGTCCCGGCGTGAGCTGCTGGCGACCCTGCGCGAGCGGGCCGAGACCTCCGAGGCGGAGCAGGCGGCCCGGGTCGCCCAGGCTCGGGTCGCCGAGCGCAACCGCATCGCCCGTGAGATGCACGACGTGCTCGCGCACCGGATCTCGATGGTCACCATGCACGCCGGGGTGCTCACCTACCGCGACGACCTCACCCCCGAGCAGGTGCGCACGTCGGCGGAGATCATCCAGACCAGCTCCCACCAGGCGCTGGTGGAGCTGCGAGAGGTGCTGGGTGTGCTGCGGGAGGGCCCCGGGGACGCCGGCCCCGAGCGGCCGCAACCGGCTGCCGACGACGTCACCGCGCTGGTCGACGAAGCCCGTGCCGCCGGGACCCGCCTGGTCGCCGTCCTCGACATCGACCTCTCGGCCGTGCCCACCGCCATCGGCCGCACGCTGTACCGGGCGGTGCAGGAGGCGCTCACCAACGCCCGCAAGCACGCCCCGGACACCCGGGTGGTCCTGCACCTGCGCGGCGCCGCGGGCACGGGGATCCATCTCGACGTCTCCAACCCGTACCCGATCGGCTCCGGCGGCGAGTCCCTGCCGAGCTCGGGGCTCGGGCTGGTCGGCCTGTCCGAGCGGATCGCCCTCGCGGGCGGCACGATCCACCGACGCGAGGGCGAGCAGGACTTCGGCCTGCGGGTCTGGCTACCGTGGCCCGCATGA